TACAATCCAAAGCCCTGATAAGTAAAGTGAATCCCGAGAATAAAAGAAAGTCGAATGTTTCTTCGGGGGGCACGGGGCAGTATAGGCGTATAAAGTCGATAGGGAAGATATCTACCGATCTAATAGGCGATATGTATACCCCCATTGACTCTGTAAACCGCTTTATAAACCTTGCTATTCACACTATTGGGGAAGATGCGCAGACGAGGCATTTTCTGCTTGAGTCAAAAGAGGGCATACGAAAGATGTCTGACCTTTTACGCAGGCTTGATAAATACGCTAAGAAGTTGGAAAACGAATTTAAGGATATATCGAAATGATTGATTCTAATAGGATATTGATAGCTAACGGCGATAAGCTGCTGCAAAGGTCTCTTTATGAAATGTTGTGCCGCCAGGGGTACAGAGTAGATATGGCGGAGGCCCTGCAGGAGGCAATGGAGCGCCTGAATGAAATCAAGCACGATGTCGTCATAATGGACCTGCACGATCATGATAATGCAGGCCACCTTGAAACAATAGACAAAATAGCAAGCCATTCCAAGGTCATAGTCCTTACTTCGCAGAGAGGCCTCGAATTTGCCGTAGGCACCACAAAAAGAGGCGCCTTTGACTGTCTGGTAAAACCCGTAGAAGACAAAAAGATCATATCCGCCATAGAACGCGCTTTATCAAGCGGCAAAACCGGAGAGGTTTCGGTAAGGCCTGTGACGCAAAAGTCCGATATGTACCACGGCCTTGTAGGTTCAAGCCAGCCGATGAAAGATATATATTCCATCGTTGAGCGCATAGCAAATTCCAGGGCCACGGTGCTTTTATGCGGCGAGAGCGGCACCGGAAAACGCCTTATAGCCCACGCTCTCCACAAAGCCGATAAAAAGAGGAAGAACAAGCCTTTTGTAGAAATTTCGTGCGGAGGGCTTCCGAGAGAAATAATAGAGAGCGAACTCTTCGGCCATACCAAGGGCGCTTTTACAGGAGCAATAAATGACCGCAAAGGCCGTTTCGAGCTGGCCGACGGCGGCACGATACTTTTGGACGATATCGATTGCCTTACATTGGACCTGCAGGTAAAACTGCTCAGGGCGATTCAGCATAAAGAATTTGAAAGAGTCGGCGACAATAAGACCGTAAAAGTCGATGTGCGTATTATCGCCTCTACCAACCAGGACATGGAAAAGGCGATTGCCGAAAAGAAATTCAGGGAAGACTTGTATTACAGGCTAAACGTAATCTCTATACATATTCCGCCCCTCAGAAGCCGAAGGGAAGACATCCCGCTTTTAGTAAACCATTTTATCAATATATTCGCGGCGGAGAACCACAAACAGATAAAAACCATTTCGCCGGAGATACTGCAGGTTTTGGTAAATTATAACTGGCCGGGAAATATCCGCCAGCTGGAAAATATAGTAGAACGCGCGGTAATTTTAGATACCGACAATATTATAGGAAGAGAAGACCTGCCGGATATTATTTTAAATAATACTTCATACGCCGGCCTCGTCACCGGGAAAGATATTGAAACAGACGATGCTTCCACTTTAAAGGGCGCGCTCGAGGAGCCGGAAAGAGTGTATATATTGCGCGCGTTAGAGGAGGTTGATTGGAATAAAAATAAAGCGGCGAGAAAGCTGGGCGTCAATAGGACCACGCTTTATAATAAATTGAGAAAATATAATATCGTGCCCAGCGAACAGAAGAAATAAGAATTCATTCATATTTTATGCTTAATAAAGATTTAGAAGTTCAAGAACTGGTGAATCTTGAATATTGGCAGAAAGTCCAGGATTTATTTGCGGATGCTTTTGATATAACTTTACGGACTTTAACAGCCGAACATACCCCCATCACTACCGCCAGCCGGTCCAAGAAGCTTGGTTCCCTTATACATGATACAAAAAGATCCCCCGAAAAACCCGCGGAAATCATCGATCTTAAATGCTCATTCGATTTAGACGTGTTTATTATTCCCATCAAGATTATAAATAATATGGCTGCCGCCTACATTGTCGCCGGGCCGGTTCGGCTTAGCGGCAAAAGAGATTTTTCCGATTACACCAAAGAGGCCGAAAAATTGGGTATTGGCCCGGACGAACTGGTGGATATGCTGGTAGAAATAAAAACCCTCACCTATAATGAGATATATTCCATAACCAAATTGCTTGAAACCGTTTTTTCCAATATGGCCCAAACGGCCTACCATAAAAAGAGACTTGGCGAGATAGCGCCGGAAGTCGCTGCGATGGACCCCATATTTTCAAGGTATTATGAAGAAAAGATCCTAAGCGCGCTGCTTAACGCCTGCACGCTTCTTTTGGATGCTGACTCAGGCTCAGTTATGACCGTGGATAGAAAAACAAATACTCTCGGCATAAAGGTATCTTCAAAGCTGGACGAAAGCGCAAAATCCAGCGCTAATATAAAAATGGGAGAAGGCATAGCGGGCCTCGCGGCCGCGACTTCTCAGGCGATAATCCTGCCAAAAGATGAAACAAGAAAAAAGCTTTCCGGAAAACTGACACGTTCGTATATAAAATCTTCCATGATTGTGCCGTTTGAAAAAGGCGGCAAGAATCATCAGGTATACGGCGTTATCAACCTCAACATACTGCGTAAAAACAGGGATTTTTCGGAAAGAGACATTGCCATGGTCCGCGAATTGATAAAACTCGCCAGCGTAGCTCTTACTCCGATTTCAGGGGAATGAAAATGGCTACAGAATCTTCGAGCATTACTGCCCATAACAGGCAGATTACTGCCGCGCACATGTCTATTGCGGGGGCAGCGCTTATCTTTTTAATATCTTTCACAGTGGGCATTATTGCAGATTCAATAACTCTTTTGTTGGACGCGGCCGCAAGTTTAGTTATATTATTGGTGGCCTTTTTTGTCCGCACAATAATAAAGAAGATAGACAGCCCTCCCGACCATATGTTTAACTTCGGGTACGCAAAGTACGAACCGTTTACCGTAGCGTTGCAAAATATAGCGATAATAGTTACCTGCCTTTTTGCTCTAAAAGTCGCGATTCAGGATATCATACATCCCGACGAAGTGACGATCTACATCATACCGGTTATAGCGAGTTTTGTTTCCGGCATATTGGCTCTTCTTTTGGGATTTTATATGAGAGATGTTGCCGTGCGCACCAACTCACGCGTATTAAGAACTTCGGGAATGTACTGGTTCAGCGACAGCATGTTATCTTTTGCTATGTGCGGCGGGTTTTTATTCGGCTGGCTGATGCGGAAAGAGGGTTATGTAAATATCGCCATTTATGTAGACCCTGTTATGGCTATTATTCTTTCTCTTTTCCTCATGAAACTGCCGACGAAGAATATTACGGCAAACCTCCTTGAATTGCTGGATGCTGTGCCGCCGAAAGAGATACGGGACCTAATAAACAAAATTGCCGAAAAGCATAAAATGCATTCTTTCGGGATAAACCGCATGCGCACCAGAAAAGCAGGCAAAAAGACATTTATGGATATATGTTTTGTAGTCCGCGATAATCTGACCATGAAAGAAGCGAGCGCGATAGCGGCAGATTTTGAGCGCGACCTTGCCGCCGAACTGCCCCATTGCGATATAGTGGTCCATTTTAAACACTCAGACAAGAGAGAGGCCTAATATATGAAAAGGGACATGGTCCATGTTATCAGTGAGTTGAGAGAGCACCTTCCTTACAGCATATTCAGCGTTGCCGCGGGAATGATATTTTTGGGGATCCTCACTTCTATGGCAAATATTTTGGGCGTAAGCAATATTTCAGAACCGTCCGAAGAGCTTTTTCATGTTTTCCATCCCGTGCACCTTCTTTTTAGCGCCACGGCGACCACTGCCATGTTCTGGCGGCACGACAAGCGCGTTTTAAAAGCGGCGGTCATAGGATTTGTGGGGTCGGTAGGCATATGCGGTATAAGCGATGTATTTATGCCGTTTATCTCGGGCCTTCTTTTAGGCGTGAAGATGCATCTTCACATATGCATAATAGAGCATCCGGGCCTGATTGTGCCCTTTGTATTGACGGGCATATTAGCCGGTTTTCTTATTTCGGACAAGACGCAAAAAAGCACTATATTATCCCATGCCGCCCACGTACTTGTGAGCAGCATGGCTTCTATATTTTACCTCGTAGCTTTCGGACTCACCGATTGGCTCCATGTAGCCGGCATGGTATTCGTATATATGGTCTTGGCCGTAATAATCCCGTGCTGCACATCGGACATCGTCTTCCCATTGCTCTTCGCTAAGGGGCACGCGCATGAAACCCATGGACGAAAAGACTAAAAAGATAATTTTCGCGTGGAGCGGCGGGAAGGACAGCGCCATGGCCCTTCACGAACTGCAAAAGAATAAAAATTACGAAATATCCACACTGCTTACCACGATAACAGAAGATTATGACAGGATAAGCATGCATGGCGTGCGGCGTTTACTACTTGAACGGCAGGCTGTGTCACTGGGGTTTCCGCTTGAG
The genomic region above belongs to Candidatus Omnitrophota bacterium and contains:
- a CDS encoding sigma-54 dependent transcriptional regulator, whose product is MIDSNRILIANGDKLLQRSLYEMLCRQGYRVDMAEALQEAMERLNEIKHDVVIMDLHDHDNAGHLETIDKIASHSKVIVLTSQRGLEFAVGTTKRGAFDCLVKPVEDKKIISAIERALSSGKTGEVSVRPVTQKSDMYHGLVGSSQPMKDIYSIVERIANSRATVLLCGESGTGKRLIAHALHKADKKRKNKPFVEISCGGLPREIIESELFGHTKGAFTGAINDRKGRFELADGGTILLDDIDCLTLDLQVKLLRAIQHKEFERVGDNKTVKVDVRIIASTNQDMEKAIAEKKFREDLYYRLNVISIHIPPLRSRREDIPLLVNHFINIFAAENHKQIKTISPEILQVLVNYNWPGNIRQLENIVERAVILDTDNIIGREDLPDIILNNTSYAGLVTGKDIETDDASTLKGALEEPERVYILRALEEVDWNKNKAARKLGVNRTTLYNKLRKYNIVPSEQKK
- a CDS encoding PocR ligand-binding domain-containing protein encodes the protein MLNKDLEVQELVNLEYWQKVQDLFADAFDITLRTLTAEHTPITTASRSKKLGSLIHDTKRSPEKPAEIIDLKCSFDLDVFIIPIKIINNMAAAYIVAGPVRLSGKRDFSDYTKEAEKLGIGPDELVDMLVEIKTLTYNEIYSITKLLETVFSNMAQTAYHKKRLGEIAPEVAAMDPIFSRYYEEKILSALLNACTLLLDADSGSVMTVDRKTNTLGIKVSSKLDESAKSSANIKMGEGIAGLAAATSQAIILPKDETRKKLSGKLTRSYIKSSMIVPFEKGGKNHQVYGVINLNILRKNRDFSERDIAMVRELIKLASVALTPISGE
- a CDS encoding cation diffusion facilitator family transporter, with product MATESSSITAHNRQITAAHMSIAGAALIFLISFTVGIIADSITLLLDAAASLVILLVAFFVRTIIKKIDSPPDHMFNFGYAKYEPFTVALQNIAIIVTCLFALKVAIQDIIHPDEVTIYIIPVIASFVSGILALLLGFYMRDVAVRTNSRVLRTSGMYWFSDSMLSFAMCGGFLFGWLMRKEGYVNIAIYVDPVMAIILSLFLMKLPTKNITANLLELLDAVPPKEIRDLINKIAEKHKMHSFGINRMRTRKAGKKTFMDICFVVRDNLTMKEASAIAADFERDLAAELPHCDIVVHFKHSDKREA